The sequence TGGACAACGGCGTGGACAACGATTCGACCCACAGCCTGATCCGCATCGAGGCCGCGCAGCACGATATCAGCCCCTTCGATTGGATCGGCCTGGGCGACGTGGCGTTTATGATCCAGGTTACGGGCGACTACTTCTGCGAACTGGATATCAACGAGCGCCAGTTCACCAACGTCAGCGAGCAGGCCGGACTCTCCGAGCTCTCGGCTGTGCGCATCAACTGGGGCGACGTCAACAACGATGGCTGGGACGACATGCTCCTGCATCGTCTGGGCTATATCGACGAAACCGCCAATCTGCTGCTCAACAATCAGGACGGTACGTTCGAGAACGTCACCGACGATTCGGACCTCGACGGCCACTACGCGAGCTTCGGCGGCCTGGCCGATTTTGACAACGACGGCAACCTCGATGTGTACCTCGGGGTCAACGTACCCAATGAGGACGCCGATCCGCCGGACAACGGCGCGCGTTCGCTGATCATGCTCGGCGACGGCGAGGGCGGATTCACTGAAGTCGCGGGCAACGGCGTGGACCTCGAAGCCTCGACGTCCGCGGCCTCCATCGCCGACTACGACGCCGACGGCGACCTCGACATTTACGTGGGCAACTGGCTGGTCAAGTACCCCTCTCCGGCGTGCTGGTCCGACTTCATTTTTAACGGCAAGGGCAACGGCAAGTTCGATGAGACCTCCGCCGCGACCGGCATCGCCGTCCTTGAGGCGCGTCCGAGCTACGGCGTGACTTGGGTCGACTTCGACATGGACAACGACATGGACATCTCGGTCGCCAACTACGGCCGCGTCGACAACTTCCTGCTCGAAAACAAGAACGGACACTTCACCGACGTCGCGCCCCAAGTCGAGCTCGACCGCCAGGGCGTGGGCACCGGCGGCAACACCTTCGGCACCGACTGGGGCGACGCCAACAACGACGGCTACTTCGATACCTACCAGGCCGAGATCGCCCACCCGCGCTACCAGCCCAGCTCGGACATCGGCTCGATGATGTTCGGAATGGGCCCGGACGAGGACTGGCTGTTCCAGAATGTTACCGAAGCCGCCGGGATCTTCTACGACGAGGGGCAGGTCGACCCCAGCTGGGTCGACTACAACAACGACGGCCGCCTCGATTTCGCGCTCAGCGTGCTCTACACGTTGCAATACTTCCGGCTCTACCGCCAGGAAGAGGACGGTACGTTCACCGACGTGACCTACATCACCGGCACCGAGATTCTGGACACCAACAACAACGCCTGGGCCGACTTTGACAACGACGGCGACATGGACCTGATGAACATGGACCGCCGTTCCGGCGGGCACGCCAACCTGTTCCGCAACGACATCGGCAACGAGCTGAACTGGCTCGAGATCAGCCTGCGCGGCACCGACTCCAACCGCATGGCCGTGGGCGCGCGGGTCGAGATTTCCAGCCCGAGCATCGAGTACCAGGTGCGCTACGTGCAGGCGGGCAAGGGACACGCCTGTAGCCAGCATTCGGCGCGGCTGCACTTCGGCCTGAACACCGACGATGTGGTGCAGATCCTGACCGTCTACTGGCCCTCGGGATTGGAAGAGGAGTTCGGCGAGATCCCGGCCAACAGCTGGATCAAGATCACGGAGGGCGACGACGACTACGAGGTCGTGCAGTAACTTCGATCAGCGATACGTCAGCCACAAGGGGACGGCCCGGGCCGTCCCCTTTTTTTCATCTGCTCTCGCCCCAAGTCCCACGCCCGAGCTGTTAGAATTCGCGCACTGTGAAAAAAATGACGGTCCTGATTGTACTGATTGCGCTGCTGTTCTGCGGCTGCCAGGCCGTGATGCTCAACGGTGCCGAGGTACCGGCCACGCT comes from Candidatus Alcyoniella australis and encodes:
- a CDS encoding CRTAC1 family protein → MKRWIFMAMLLATLALVFTIGGGCSCSGDDDDDDDDDDDDDDNQGDVPDEAFQEICGERDWLDTLQPTELVYDSGNEFGNDGRLHYDLAEGDVAAVHFIPEHSLWIKKLRVHFTGEGGPIRVHVYEGYGRSRPNTDVDLTEPIEQDIETDAGWVEIDISDRQLVVLPSNHFWVGYEHVNEQPYISMDNGVDNDSTHSLIRIEAAQHDISPFDWIGLGDVAFMIQVTGDYFCELDINERQFTNVSEQAGLSELSAVRINWGDVNNDGWDDMLLHRLGYIDETANLLLNNQDGTFENVTDDSDLDGHYASFGGLADFDNDGNLDVYLGVNVPNEDADPPDNGARSLIMLGDGEGGFTEVAGNGVDLEASTSAASIADYDADGDLDIYVGNWLVKYPSPACWSDFIFNGKGNGKFDETSAATGIAVLEARPSYGVTWVDFDMDNDMDISVANYGRVDNFLLENKNGHFTDVAPQVELDRQGVGTGGNTFGTDWGDANNDGYFDTYQAEIAHPRYQPSSDIGSMMFGMGPDEDWLFQNVTEAAGIFYDEGQVDPSWVDYNNDGRLDFALSVLYTLQYFRLYRQEEDGTFTDVTYITGTEILDTNNNAWADFDNDGDMDLMNMDRRSGGHANLFRNDIGNELNWLEISLRGTDSNRMAVGARVEISSPSIEYQVRYVQAGKGHACSQHSARLHFGLNTDDVVQILTVYWPSGLEEEFGEIPANSWIKITEGDDDYEVVQ